In one Rutidosis leptorrhynchoides isolate AG116_Rl617_1_P2 chromosome 8, CSIRO_AGI_Rlap_v1, whole genome shotgun sequence genomic region, the following are encoded:
- the LOC139863769 gene encoding uncharacterized protein encodes MELIKKVNVNLPFIDVIAGMPKYAQFMKDLLTNRKKMESVSFVTLNAACTAVVTNQLPEKLEDPGCFTIPCLLGDLACMRALADLGASINLMPYSIYLKLAPGELRPTRMAIQLADRSIKYLVGL; translated from the coding sequence atggAGTTGATCAAGAAAGTGAATGTCAACTTACCTTTCATTGATGTTATTGCGGGGATGCCCAAGTATGCTCAGTTCATGAAGGATTTGCTCACCAACCGGAAAAAGATGGAAAGTGTTTCATTCGTGACGTTAAATGCAGCATGTACAGCGGTGGTGACAAACCAACTTCCCGAGAAGTTGGAAGATCCGGGTTGTTTTACTATTCCTTGTTTATTGGGGGATCTTGCTTGTATGCGGGCATTGGCGGATTTGGGTGCTAGTATTAATTTAATGCCCTACTCTATTTACCTTAAACTAGCACCTGGGGAACTTAGACCCACTCGTATGGCCatacaactagcggaccgctctattaaataCCTCGTGGGAttatag